From the genome of Lawsonella clevelandensis, one region includes:
- a CDS encoding TIGR00730 family Rossman fold protein translates to MRALLIVDMQPTFCEGGELPVPGGHDIADRIADFLRAHADRYGLIVTTQDWHINPGNHFSNTPDYVDTWPPHGQAGTPNAELHPRLHAALEALRTSHPDLPQEAVRKGQYAASYSGFDGITDSATTDDTFAQGLALADLLRRYGTTEVDVVGLALSHCVCATALDAQREGFATTVFADLSAPVSVDTGDAALRALREASVVVTHSPYWTFACYTASRFGTQPGLREAAHRLGEGIARAGHGIVYGGGNCGLMGVIADAALSQGGSVYGVIPHHFDGHEVSHTSLTCLEVVDDMSTRKNRMAQLADCFVALPGGVGTLEEFFEVWAHRQLGIHQKPVVLYNTDGYWDSLLAALASYAQVDILSPTLLDSLIVVDTPDALLDAVIRG, encoded by the coding sequence ATGCGCGCCTTGCTTATCGTCGACATGCAGCCCACCTTCTGCGAAGGTGGCGAGCTTCCCGTCCCGGGCGGCCACGACATTGCCGACCGCATCGCCGACTTCTTGCGCGCCCACGCCGACCGCTACGGGCTCATCGTCACCACCCAGGATTGGCACATCAACCCGGGCAACCACTTCAGTAACACTCCCGACTATGTGGACACTTGGCCGCCTCACGGTCAGGCCGGAACCCCCAACGCCGAACTCCACCCGCGCCTCCATGCCGCACTGGAAGCATTGCGCACCAGCCACCCCGACCTGCCCCAGGAGGCAGTGCGGAAAGGCCAGTATGCGGCTAGCTACTCTGGATTTGACGGCATCACCGACTCTGCAACCACCGACGACACCTTTGCGCAGGGGCTAGCGCTGGCCGATCTCCTGCGCCGCTACGGCACAACCGAAGTGGACGTCGTGGGTCTCGCTCTCTCACACTGCGTCTGCGCCACCGCCCTGGATGCGCAGCGGGAAGGTTTCGCCACCACTGTCTTTGCTGACCTCTCCGCCCCCGTCAGTGTGGATACTGGGGATGCTGCCCTGCGCGCACTGCGGGAGGCCAGCGTGGTCGTCACCCACAGCCCCTACTGGACGTTCGCCTGCTACACCGCCTCCCGCTTCGGCACTCAACCTGGGTTGCGGGAGGCCGCCCACCGGCTAGGGGAGGGCATCGCGCGGGCTGGGCACGGCATTGTGTATGGGGGAGGCAACTGCGGCCTGATGGGGGTTATCGCAGACGCCGCACTCAGCCAGGGTGGCTCCGTCTACGGTGTCATACCGCACCACTTTGATGGGCATGAGGTTTCCCATACAAGCCTCACCTGCCTGGAGGTGGTGGACGACATGTCTACTCGTAAGAACCGCATGGCACAGTTGGCGGATTGTTTCGTGGCGCTCCCTGGCGGCGTGGGCACGCTGGAGGAATTTTTCGAGGTGTGGGCGCACCGGCAGTTGGGCATCCACCAGAAGCCGGTGGTGCTCTACAACACGGACGGCTACTGGGATAGTTTGTTGGCGGCGCTGGCGTCCTACGCGCAGGTGGACATTCTGTCCCCGACGCTGCTGGACAGCCTTATCGTGGTTGATACCCCGGATGCGCTACTCGACGCGGTCATTCGCGGGTAA
- a CDS encoding amino acid permease gives MRSAQSPFIRQPVKDIINQSGTGTNRNDDGSGPTLRKSISTFELAMMGVGCTVGTGIFYVFSIAVPEAGPAVILAFLVAAATAGLTALCYAELASSIPTSGSSYTYTYATLGELVGYLVGWCLLLEYAVSGAAVAVGWSEYLNDFLQRVFGWHLPDYLSVAPWDGGSFHSFSINLPAVVLVTICCFLLMAGTRESARANAVMVLLKLGVLLMFSVVAFTGFQSGNYHPFAPMGVAGVGAAAGSVFFSFIGLDVISTASEEVKDPHRTIPRALVIALVVVTGIYMLVAVAAVGAQEQSLFQHQKAGLSQILEHVTGSGTFSIILSAAAVISIFSITLVTIFGQTRVLFAMSRDGMIPKGFAYISPRTRTPVINTAITCLVVGLLAGFLPLDYLSDMVSIGTLTAFAVVSLGVIILRRRNPTMQRGFRVPLYPATPIISIIACLYLISQLHPITWATLAVWMLIACLTYVGYGYRHSSLRMRLLAAEAAGVEVDVNGSSAIPAESASAQSVPAAQSSQPSEPAGLQADTSLPANDRVE, from the coding sequence ATGCGCAGCGCACAATCACCTTTTATCCGACAACCCGTCAAGGACATCATCAATCAGTCCGGGACAGGGACGAACCGCAATGACGACGGTTCTGGGCCGACCCTACGCAAAAGCATCTCCACCTTCGAGCTAGCCATGATGGGCGTAGGATGCACCGTCGGCACCGGTATTTTCTATGTCTTCTCCATTGCCGTACCCGAGGCAGGCCCCGCCGTCATCCTGGCCTTCCTCGTTGCCGCCGCCACAGCTGGCCTCACCGCACTCTGCTATGCAGAGTTGGCTTCTTCCATCCCCACCTCCGGCTCCTCCTACACCTACACCTACGCCACCCTCGGTGAACTGGTGGGCTACCTGGTGGGATGGTGTTTGTTGCTGGAGTATGCGGTCTCCGGGGCAGCAGTGGCCGTCGGCTGGTCCGAATACCTTAATGACTTCCTGCAACGTGTCTTCGGATGGCACCTGCCGGACTACCTCTCCGTCGCCCCCTGGGACGGCGGCAGCTTCCACAGCTTCTCCATTAACCTGCCGGCGGTGGTGCTGGTGACGATCTGCTGTTTCCTCCTCATGGCTGGCACCCGTGAGTCTGCGCGCGCGAATGCAGTGATGGTCCTCCTTAAGTTGGGCGTGCTGCTCATGTTCTCAGTGGTGGCATTCACCGGTTTCCAGTCTGGTAACTACCACCCCTTCGCCCCCATGGGTGTGGCGGGCGTGGGTGCCGCCGCCGGCTCCGTGTTCTTCAGCTTCATCGGCCTGGACGTTATTTCCACCGCCTCGGAAGAAGTGAAGGACCCGCACCGCACTATCCCCCGCGCCCTTGTTATCGCACTGGTGGTAGTGACGGGAATTTACATGCTGGTCGCGGTAGCCGCGGTAGGCGCTCAAGAGCAGAGTCTTTTCCAGCACCAGAAGGCAGGCCTGTCACAGATTCTGGAACATGTGACCGGGTCCGGCACATTCTCCATCATTCTGTCGGCAGCCGCCGTCATCTCCATTTTCTCTATTACCTTGGTGACGATTTTCGGCCAGACGCGCGTGCTATTCGCCATGTCCCGCGATGGCATGATTCCCAAGGGCTTCGCCTACATTTCCCCACGCACCCGTACCCCGGTGATTAACACCGCCATTACCTGCTTGGTGGTGGGTCTGCTGGCGGGATTCCTGCCGCTGGACTACCTCTCCGACATGGTGTCTATTGGTACATTGACGGCATTTGCGGTGGTGAGTTTGGGTGTGATCATTCTGCGCCGCCGCAACCCCACCATGCAGCGCGGTTTCCGGGTACCTCTCTACCCGGCCACCCCTATCATTTCTATCATCGCCTGCCTGTACCTCATCAGCCAGCTGCACCCCATCACCTGGGCGACACTGGCGGTGTGGATGCTGATCGCCTGCCTGACCTATGTGGGCTATGGCTACCGGCATTCCAGCCTGCGAATGCGTCTCCTGGCAGCGGAAGCTGCCGGGGTTGAGGTGGATGTGAATGGCTCCAGCGCCATCCCGGCGGAGTCTGCATCCGCACAGAGTGTCCCGGCGGCGCAGAGCAGCCAACCGAGTGAGCCGGCTGGTCTCCAGGCGGATACTTCTTTACCCGCGAATGACCGCGTCGAGTAG
- a CDS encoding ABC transporter ATP-binding protein, protein MASVTFDHATCIYPGAAKPSVDNLCLDIRDGEFLVLVGPSGCGKSTTLRMLAGLEFVDSGKVWIGDDDVTLADPKDRDIAMVFQNYALYPHMTVAENMGFALKLAKVDKKEIRQRVEEAARLLDLTDYLDRKPKALSGGQRQRVAMGRAIVRSPRVFLMDEPLSNLDARLRVHTRAQIAELQQRLGTTTVYVTHDQVEAMTMGDRVAVLCAGQLQQVDTPRNLFDHPANAFVAGFIGSPSMNILTAPVRGASAWVGETPIPLPDRIPAGVPTTSVLVGFRPERVEGVVAGDGVVEAADGCTLYMRVDLVEELGSQAIGHGHLANAAGEQVSEQRITAAVDWQNLPARGDLVRITITPEDLYFFADDESGVTLWDDIAATAPVTAATPADSVPDVTVDTTADAAESTAPEAAPTSTEEADA, encoded by the coding sequence ATGGCATCTGTGACCTTCGATCACGCCACTTGTATCTATCCCGGAGCCGCTAAGCCTAGCGTTGACAATCTTTGCCTGGATATTCGTGACGGTGAATTCCTGGTACTCGTCGGCCCTTCCGGCTGCGGCAAATCGACCACTCTGCGCATGCTGGCCGGTTTGGAGTTTGTAGACTCTGGAAAGGTTTGGATTGGTGACGATGATGTCACCCTAGCCGATCCGAAAGACCGCGACATCGCCATGGTTTTTCAAAACTATGCTCTCTACCCGCACATGACGGTGGCCGAGAATATGGGCTTCGCGTTGAAGCTCGCCAAGGTAGATAAAAAGGAGATTCGCCAGCGCGTGGAGGAAGCCGCCCGTCTGCTGGATCTCACTGACTACCTCGACCGTAAGCCTAAGGCGCTGTCCGGTGGCCAACGGCAGCGTGTTGCCATGGGGCGGGCTATTGTGCGCTCCCCGCGTGTTTTTCTTATGGACGAGCCGCTCTCCAACTTGGACGCCCGCTTGCGCGTTCACACCCGTGCCCAGATCGCCGAACTGCAGCAGCGCCTCGGCACCACCACCGTTTACGTCACCCACGACCAGGTGGAGGCCATGACGATGGGCGACCGGGTGGCAGTACTCTGCGCCGGGCAGCTGCAGCAGGTGGATACGCCCCGCAACCTCTTCGACCATCCGGCCAATGCTTTTGTGGCGGGCTTCATTGGGTCTCCGTCGATGAACATTCTCACTGCCCCGGTGCGGGGTGCGTCTGCGTGGGTGGGGGAGACGCCCATTCCGCTGCCGGATCGTATCCCGGCGGGGGTGCCCACAACGTCCGTATTGGTGGGTTTCCGCCCCGAGCGGGTGGAGGGTGTTGTTGCCGGTGACGGTGTTGTGGAGGCCGCCGACGGCTGCACCCTCTACATGCGGGTGGATCTGGTCGAAGAACTGGGATCCCAGGCCATCGGCCACGGCCACCTGGCTAATGCGGCAGGCGAGCAGGTATCTGAGCAGCGCATCACCGCCGCCGTGGACTGGCAGAACTTGCCCGCCCGCGGAGACCTGGTGCGCATCACCATTACCCCGGAGGACCTCTACTTCTTTGCCGATGACGAGTCTGGGGTGACGCTCTGGGACGACATCGCCGCCACCGCCCCCGTAACCGCAGCTACCCCTGCCGACAGCGTCCCCGACGTCACCGTAGACACCACAGCAGATGCGGCGGAGTCCACCGCTCCGGAGGCTGCACCGACGTCCACTGAGGAGGCAGACGCATGA
- a CDS encoding ABC transporter substrate-binding protein, protein MSHLHCHHPHQHRYRPLQLAALGAAAILAVTGCSSNSFNDATRAAQKNLDERGPITFAMGKNDIANLRPVVQRWNAAHPTERVNLHELAGEADSQRDTLVQSLQAHSGEFDVMALDVIDTASFAAHQWLQPLEGTMAIDMTKLLPATVESATYSGTVYAAPQNTNGQLLFYRSDLIKNPPSTWDELTQDCSIAKKHKLDCLVTQLKQYEGLTVNTSIFINGWGGQIVGADGFTPTVTSDSSRAGIQTLVDAYQSGVIAKRAVSFTEEQTNLAFVNGEALFAINWPYMYENARTSDDSKVKGKFAVAPLVGKDGVGASTLGGYNNAINVYSEHKATARDFIAFIENRENQLSFAQNSFPPVLTSIYDDKSLIKNYPYLPVLKTALENAVPRPVSPFYPAISKAIQDNVYAALFGRKTVVQASEDMTSAIEVAEH, encoded by the coding sequence ATGAGCCACCTCCACTGTCACCACCCCCACCAGCACCGCTACCGGCCCCTACAGCTTGCCGCACTCGGTGCTGCCGCCATTCTCGCCGTCACCGGATGCTCCAGCAACTCCTTCAATGACGCCACTCGCGCCGCCCAAAAAAACCTCGACGAGCGCGGACCCATCACCTTCGCCATGGGCAAAAACGACATCGCCAACTTGCGCCCCGTCGTGCAACGCTGGAATGCCGCCCATCCCACCGAACGCGTCAACCTCCATGAACTCGCCGGCGAAGCCGACTCGCAGCGTGACACCCTCGTGCAATCCCTGCAAGCCCACTCCGGAGAATTCGATGTCATGGCCCTCGACGTCATCGACACCGCCAGCTTTGCCGCTCACCAATGGCTTCAGCCCCTGGAAGGCACAATGGCCATTGACATGACGAAACTACTACCGGCCACGGTGGAATCCGCCACCTATTCCGGTACCGTCTATGCCGCCCCCCAAAACACCAATGGCCAACTGCTCTTCTACCGCAGCGACCTCATCAAAAACCCACCCTCCACCTGGGACGAACTCACCCAGGACTGCTCCATTGCCAAAAAGCACAAGCTGGACTGCCTCGTCACCCAGCTGAAGCAGTACGAAGGACTCACTGTTAACACCTCCATCTTCATTAACGGGTGGGGCGGGCAGATCGTCGGGGCCGACGGATTCACCCCCACCGTCACCTCCGACTCCTCCCGCGCCGGCATCCAAACTCTCGTCGACGCCTACCAGAGCGGCGTCATCGCCAAACGCGCCGTCTCCTTCACCGAAGAGCAAACCAACCTGGCCTTCGTCAACGGGGAAGCCCTCTTTGCCATCAACTGGCCCTACATGTACGAGAATGCCCGCACCTCGGACGACTCCAAAGTCAAAGGTAAGTTCGCGGTAGCCCCGTTGGTGGGCAAAGACGGGGTGGGTGCCTCCACCCTGGGCGGTTACAACAACGCCATCAACGTCTACTCGGAACACAAAGCCACCGCCCGGGACTTCATTGCCTTCATCGAAAACCGGGAGAACCAGCTGAGCTTCGCCCAGAACTCCTTCCCTCCAGTCCTTACTTCCATCTACGACGACAAGTCCCTCATCAAGAACTACCCCTACCTGCCGGTCCTCAAAACAGCCCTGGAAAACGCGGTACCCCGCCCGGTTAGCCCCTTCTACCCGGCCATCTCCAAAGCCATCCAGGACAATGTCTACGCAGCCCTCTTCGGACGTAAAACCGTCGTCCAAGCCAGCGAAGACATGACCAGTGCAATCGAAGTGGCGGAACACTGA